TTTGGAGCCCTCGGCCGatctcccagggatggggcggACACGAGGCTCCTTGTCCGTGTGCTTTAGACGCCCCggctgtgtcccagctccaCGCGAGCTTCGCTccggagctgcccagggctcctTTCAGCCTGCTTTGCTCACAccggggctgctcccggggcACCGGGAGCCGGGGATGTTCCGTGGGGGCTGCGGGTGAAGGTTTGGGGGGGGTCTGGGGCGCTCAGGGGGTGCAGGTCTGCGGGCGCTCTGGGCTCCGTGGGTGCCGCCGGGGGTCCACGGATGCGGCCGGGGGAGCTCTGTGGAGGTCCGTAGGTCCCGCTCTGGGGTCCGCGGGTGCCGCCAGCCCCCGGTGATCCCGGTGCCGGTATCCCTTTGCCCCCCGCCGCCCCATCCCCGCCGCCCGAGCGGGACCGGTCCCGCCCCGTTCCGGTGACGGCGCGGGCGGGCCGGAAGCGCGGGGGGGACGCGGCGGCCCCGCTCCTGTCCCGGTGCTCCCGTCCCGCTGCTCCCGTCCCGTCCCGGTCCCAGCCCGGCACCGCCATGCGCAAGTTCTTCCAGGAGATCAAGGCCGACCTGAAGTTCAAGACGGCGGGGCCCGGGCAGAAGCTCTCGGAGCCGTCCCGGTACGGGTTGGGGGGACCCTCCGGTAACGCCACCACCGGTAACGCCAACCCCGGGCACCACCGGCCCCTCCGCGACCGGTACCCCCCCCGCCCTGGGCCCGGTACCTGCCCGGGGCACGAGGGGGACACGGGGCCGGGACCAGCGACATCGCCGGGCCCGAGCGCCCCTTCCCGCGGGGCCGCGTCCTCCGCGGGCTGACACCGGCGGGTGGGCGCGCACGAGCGGTCACCGAGCCCCGTGTCCTCCGTGCCAGGGCCCCCAGGGAGAAGCCCAAAGCCGAGGTGGCCCCGAAGCCCCGTCAGGCCCCGACGGATGAGGCGCAGagagcggcggccgcggcgctggCCCGGCTGGAGCTGAAGCCCAAGGGAAAGGCACCGTCCGCCTCCCAGGAGGCCATCAAGAGCCAGGGTAGGAGCGGGCCGGGGGAATCGCGGCTCTGCTGGAGCCCGGGGACAGCGGTCCCGGCTGGAAAAGCGCTCGGGTGGGGCTCTCGAGGGTGTTTTGGGGCAGCTGTCGTGGAAATGGGGTCATGTGGAGCCCTGGGCTAGGACgccacacctgggcaggtgttTGCTTCTCAGGGCAGCGCTGAGCTGTCCAAAAGGCTCTGGAATGTGCTGAGCCTCCGCTCCAGCTGGGGTTTGTCTGTTGTAGTGAGAAAGGAGCTGATGGCCGAGGCAGCTGCCAGCGAGAAGGGGCTCTCCATGGAGGAAAAGGTGAGGGAGATGCTGCCATTCCCTGCTCAGCACCTCTCGGggctgctctccctgtcccGAGGGTGTTTATAAACAGAGCTCCCCCCCAAAACTTCTCTGTGCTCAGTTTGGTGCCTGGTTTTAtctccttcagcagcaggaggaggaaggggcagctgctccctctgtCTCGGGGGTTTATTTCATTTGCCCCTTGACTGGTGCCATTGTGAGGAAAgaccagaaggaaaagcagctccGAGAAGCCATCCAGGCAGTGAGTGCTTCCCTTCAaactccttcccttccctcttcaaACTCCTTTTGTGccgtgggtcccttccagcagtGACCAGCCAACCCTCCACTTCCTTTGTGTAAAGTCTCCCCCAGGACAATTTCACTTTACCTGTTAAATCATCTCTAGCCCAGCAAATGAGGAACAATTGAGctgagctggggtcagctcctccctgagcagcttctctccttctcccccagTATTTCTCCGTGGATCCAGTGGCTGCTTCCATCATGGAGATCCACACCTTCAACAAGGACCGGGAGAAGGTCCGGGTGTGCGTGGAGACCATGGCCAAGTGAGTGTGACTGAGGGCACGGGCAGCTCATCCCTTCCCTGGTGGGTTTTCTTGCTCTGCTTCTagcaaagtcttttttttttttttggaagaaaattgaACTCTTAAACCACCCAATTTGTCAGTTGAGCTGATGTCAGCATCCTGGAGGAGTTGGTTCTACTAATCCAAGAGGTTTGGAAGCTGctggttgtttggtttggcCCCAAAACattgatgtattttattttcctgggttttttagctttttttctctgtgaggtctgtgttttctctctgacctCAGAGTGTCCTGCTTTGATCCAGGCAGTGCATTCCTCTTGCTGCAGGTACCTGGATAACATCTATCTCCATCCAGAGGAGGAGAAATACCGGAAAATCAAACTGCAGAACAAGGTGTTTCAGGTGAGCTCAGACTCCGCAGCTGCTCAGCCTTGGAAAGCCCTTGCTTGGAGCAAACTCCATCTAAATTCTGtccttttcttccaggaaaGGATAAGCTGcttggaagggacacacaaatTTTTCCAGGCTGTCGGGTTTGAGACAAAAACACTGCCTGTTCCAGGACAAGGCAAGAACTCGTGGTGTTAATGTGGAATCAGGGCTTTGTGGGGTgctgggatgctgagggcagctCTGGTTGCTGTCAGCTCCGCAGAGGTCATTACTCCAAGGCTGGAACAAAAACAGCCTCTGAGCCTGCACATTCCTCGTCCCGATGTGACATTTCCCCAGAGATCCTTGTCCCTTGTGTCACCGCCCTAGAGACCAAGAGCCTCACGCCATCCTTGTGGTTTTGCAGAGACCACGGAGGAGTTCTACGTGCtgaaggaggaggtgctgagcaggctggaagagctgaaggagcgcaaggagcagctgctgagctcgGAGCCCGTGCGGGCGCAGCTGCACCGGCAGCTCGCGCTCTTCCAGCCGTCGCCCGCGGCCGCGCGCTTCGAGCTGCCCCACGACTTCTTCAACCTCACTGCAGAGGAGCTCCGGAGGGAGCAGCGGCTCCggtgaggggctgcaggagcagcagggccaggggacacCAGCCAGGAGCTCGTGGCTCTCCTCGGGGCCTACAAGGGTCTCTCTCCCCACCAGGACAGAGGCGGTGGAGAAGGCGTCGATGCTGAGGACCAGAGCCATGCGCGAGAAGGACGAGCAGAGGGAGATGAGGAAGTACAACTACACCCTGCTGCGGGTGCGCTTCCCCGATGGATACATCCTCCAAGGTAAGAGGGACACCTCACCCTTCCTTCGGGCACCTCCAGAAGCTTCTGAGGGTACCTGGAGTGTAAGGAGCTGGATAACAGGAGGGGCTGAGTTCAGCTGGTGGAataaaccaccccaaaaccacagtgGGGTAACGTTTCTCCACGAACTCTTCCCATCTCCAAACCCTCCCCCTGCTCAGGGTTGGGATTTTAAGCTAGGATTGAACAGAGAGGGAAGAATCTCAAGGCATCATTAATTAAAGCCTGCTCTTCCCAGGCCTCTGGAAACAGGCTGGACTCATTAGATCAGCGTGTGACAGCAGCCAGCGTGAGGCTGCCTGTGTGATGTCAGACTGTACAACAGCATAAATCCTCTTCAAATTTTCCAGCAGAACTCCAGAAATCATTTCAGGCTTTCCCAGCTCTTTGTTACAGGCTGGCAGGGGCTCCCAACAATTGACTATTTTTCTTTGGGGATTCTGCTTTTATAGTTTTCAGTTAAATCAGGCTGGCTGTGTGTCAGGGAAGTCGTTCATCAAGTCAGCATCAGTAGGTGAAGCCCCACGGAACCGACCACAAAAGGTTAGATTTTGGTAAATGCCAGACTCTCTCACCTTGTTTTCTCATGGCAGGGACTTTTTATGCCCGAGAATCAGTATCTGTGCTCTACAACTTTGTGAGAGAAGCACTCAGAGATGACTGGCTGCCCTTTGAGCTCCTGGGACCTGGAGGTCTCAAACTGACTGATGAGAACTTGGCCTTCAATGAATGTGGGTTGGTGAGTGAAAGAAATGATTGTTGGTACCTTCCAGAGCATCTTGAGGCTGTCAGAGtcttctgctgctcagaggtGGGGGGAGAGAAGTTTGTGTTCTTTCAGAGCCCcaagctgtgctctgtgccctcATTTTAAGCACAAAGCAGTAACTGCCTGGGGGCTTCGAGGTGTGGAGGGAAGTGCAGGGTCCTCCCTcctggagcacagagcagctgtcagGGGCTGGGAAAGAGGGAATGCAGCAATGGTGGGGGAGGGTATGAACAGAAAGCCCAAAGTAGCACCCCTaaaaggagctgctggcagaatGCAGCCTTGTCCTTTTCAGTTTGAGCAGTCTGTGAACGCACGCAGGGTGTTCTACACTCAAGGggaacagagcagctgcaggagtgcccaaggccaggatgcagcaacctgggacagtgggaggtgtccctacCCCGGGTAGGGGTGGGACTGGCTGGGCTTTAGGATCGCTGGCATCCCACACCCTTCCCTGTCGTGCCCAGGTGCCCTCGGCCCTGctgagcctggcctgggacGCCGCGGTCATGGCAGACGTggaggcggcggcggaggagcagCGCAGCCCCCTCAGGCCCGAGCTGCTGGCCAGGGCCCAGACCCTGTCCTGAAATAAAGGGCAGTGcctccagtgctgctggctTTAGACTCgtccctccttttcccaggaCTGCTGGAGCGACGTGAGCTCACAGGTGGCTTTGGTTTagctctgcagaggggctggacgctgctgtcccctcccagctccaggctcaCAGGTGGCCTCTCCCAGTGGCTCCTCCGAGGGGCTTTCAACACCAAACTTGGAGCAGGGACTGCCTGAGGTGTTCCCCAGGCGGTGGTGGAGCAGGGATTAGGGGCTGTTAGGCTGGATTACCAACCTGAGCCTGGGTAGGGGGCTGGGTTTAGAACTCAGCTTCCCGTTctgcttctgtgtgcactgtAACTCCTCTTGGAGAGAAGCTGTTTGGATAAAGTTACACTTAGTCTGAttaaatggaattatttaaaGACTCAGTTCTGATCCCAGTTGCTTGAGTTGCATTGTTGTTGTAGGTTTGAGATGCCAAACCAgtcagtgctggggctggcactggtgTTACTGGGGCAGCATCACCTCCCTTGTCCCTTCAGAGAGCAGAGAGTGACAGCAGGGAACAGCTACTGGTGGTGCCCAGTAGATTAAATAAACCTCAAATTACAGACAATCTTTTAAAGAAGTAATTCATTGTATAAAGCTGAAACCCCCAGCAAGTTTGTTCTGTGCATCATCAAGTTTGATGCCAGCTTAGTCCTTTAGTACCTCAACCAGAGGTATTAACTCCCAGAGTTTTTCTGTGggacagagcccagctctgatGTAGACAAGAGACTGAGAATCTAGCCCTGACCTGTCCAGCCTGtcccaaaataagaaaaacaatgcatttttccttttccaagggtaaagccctgctgctgttctCTGGAGCAATTAAGACCACAAACAGGATGGTACAAGAGCATAAATTCATATATAATTGTACATCATTTATACCCAAGGCCACGCTGTACAACATTATGAACAGTCATTTCCCCAGTGGCATCACAATAAGCTTATTCCAAAATCCCTCAGCTACTTTTAGAGATAACTTAGATACCTTCCATTACAAAGAAGTATCAAAATTTCAATAATGCTTTATTAAGGACAGATTAATatgcagtatttaaaaaaaaaaaaaaaaagctaaaaagctAAATCTAAAAATTTAAGCTTCCATCTGGTCTGAAGCAGAACAAAGTGCTGTCTTCTCTTTACAAGAAATGTGGAATACTTTCAAGTATCTTGGTCAAAGATACACAAGGTTTAAAAATTTCTAGCTCATTCTACATACATACAGAGGAGTTAGTAGGCATTTAAATCTCAAATTGTATTAGATGGGCTGACCATGCTGCTGTCCTGGTGAGCAGCTCTTGTGCCACTGGATTCTGAAGCTGTGGAACCTGCAAAGGAGAGaatgtgtttggtttgttttgtttttataaatatcCTCATTAATCCAGTAAAATTTGACTACTTTATGTTTTATCTGTCTTAGCTTCCTGCATCTGTTGTGAGTCTCCTTTTCAACACTATTTAAAAACTGGTTTTAATACTGGCTTCGTATTTAATATCAACaatccagaataaaaaaaaaaatcacttgaaCCATAAAAAGGATTTTCATAATCTTTTCAGTGCTTTAGAGCCAAACAAATAGAGCTGCATGTGTGCCAGCAGAGCCCAAGGGAGGGAAGCTGCTCAATGGCATCCTCAGAACAAGAGGGGACAAACCTGAGGTGAGGTTTTCATCTCAGAGCCTGGTAATAAGCAAAAGCAGCTTAAGATTAAAGCCAGGCTTCTTGTCAAGCAGTCCCACTGTCTGTTTTGGGAGGTGAGAGGAGctcagagaggaaggagagccCAGATAATGCCTGGAATGGGTCAAACACTACAGAATTTCTGTGCACCAGTCCTGATCTACCAGAGGAGCTGCCCAACACAAACCCACTTTCCTTAGAGCAGGTTGGGAGAGCTCCATTGTGAGCAGGAAGAAAGAGCCCAGAGCTTTGGAAACCACAGCACGTGCTTGGAGTCAGCTCATTGATCTGTGTGATCACGTCCAAAAGCTCCTGGAGATGAAAGGAGCTGCTCCACATCCTCATCCCAGCGTGGCCTGaaaggagaggctgcagcagaggggctTTGATCCATTTTCCAAGGGATAACTGGGACACAAACACAAGCAAGTGCTCGGATTGTggagcaaagcagcagccaggctgctccctgaTGTGACTTCCTTCAGACAATTTGCACCTTTGAGGAGGCACCAGAGGGGTGATAACCCAGCCCTTGCCAGGCCTGGAAAGGCTCTGCAGGCCCCAGAGGGCAGcaatattttccataatttaCCAGTGgatgtgctggcactgccccagTGCTCACCTGTGCTCCCAGAAACAAGCAGGTAACGCTGGCAGCCAAGTGCTGCTCACAAGGGCTTTGTGCCACTGAGGCAAAagtggaggaggagggcagaagaGGCAAGAGCAGCTTAGAGAAGGCCATAAATATTAAAgaagcatctttaaaaaatcagaagtatCTGGAATAAGCTATCTATAGAGAGAAAAGCTCAAGGAATGGTGAGAAAGGGCAGGAAATCCAAAGTTTAGCTCACACAgttcctgctcccctgggggaGTGTCTGCCAAGAGCCTGGTACCCATTTCCCTTCCCACCTTTTCCTGGCTGTACATCCACAATCATGCAGTCATCatcttcctcatcttcctcagtGTCTGCCTGAAATCCATCCATCTCTGCAGCCTGGAGGGAAAGAACAGGTACGAGGTGTGAGTCAGGAGGGTGAGGGTGCCAcaggcctggcacaggcagtgctgggcacatctggagggaaggaaatctgcaattcccagctccaCGAGCTGAGACTTGTGACAAAAGGCCTCATCTGCAGTGGCACACACAGTGGGAAGGAGGCCAAGCTCTTGCTCCAGGATCCTTCCCTCTTACACAACGTGCTGAGCAGCCCCCGCAGCGCAGGCAGCTCAGGCTCCGTGGAAATCTGACTCTTGCTGCATTTTTGGAAGGGAAATCTCTCCCCCCcctgtttattattttcatagaatcacagactcaTAAAGGTCAGCGAGTCCAActgttccccagcactgccaaggccaccactggccctgtccccaagtgccacatccccatggattttaaatccctgcagggatggggactccagccctgccctaggcagctgtgccagggctgggcaatcctctgggtgaagaaatGTTCCCTAAATCTCCAACCTAACCCCCTCTGGTGCAAtgtgaggctgttccctcttgTCCCCTGGGagcccctggctgtcccctcctgtcagggacttgtgcagagccagaagggcccccctgagcctcctttgctccaggctgagcccctttggATGTTCTCTCCCTTCTGAAGACAGAGAATTACTGTTGCTTGTCAAGTTTGGGCCTTGTTCTCTCCTGACTCCTCCTCATCTTTGCCAATCAGCTTTT
This sequence is a window from Vidua macroura isolate BioBank_ID:100142 chromosome 26, ASM2450914v1, whole genome shotgun sequence. Protein-coding genes within it:
- the UBXN6 gene encoding UBX domain-containing protein 6 isoform X2, yielding MRKFFQEIKADLKFKTAGPGQKLSEPSRAPREKPKAEVAPKPRQAPTDEAQRAAAAALARLELKPKGKAPSASQEAIKSQVRKELMAEAAASEKGLSMEEKQEEEGAAAPSVSGVYFICPLTGAIVRKDQKEKQLREAIQAYFSVDPVAASIMEIHTFNKDREKVRVCVETMAKYLDNIYLHPEEEKYRKIKLQNKVFQERISCLEGTHKFFQAVGFETKTLPVPGQETTEEFYVLKEEVLSRLEELKERKEQLLSSEPVRAQLHRQLALFQPSPAAARFELPHDFFNLTAEELRREQRLRTEAVEKASMLRTRAMREKDEQREMRKYNYTLLRVRFPDGYILQGTFYARESVSVLYNFVREALRDDWLPFELLGPGGLKLTDENLAFNECGLVPSALLSLAWDAAVMADVEAAAEEQRSPLRPELLARAQTLS
- the UBXN6 gene encoding UBX domain-containing protein 6 isoform X1 codes for the protein MRKFFQEIKADLKFKTAGPGQKLSEPSRAPREKPKAEVAPKPRQAPTDEAQRAAAAALARLELKPKGKAPSASQEAIKSQVRKELMAEAAASEKGLSMEEKQQEEEGAAAPSVSGVYFICPLTGAIVRKDQKEKQLREAIQAYFSVDPVAASIMEIHTFNKDREKVRVCVETMAKYLDNIYLHPEEEKYRKIKLQNKVFQERISCLEGTHKFFQAVGFETKTLPVPGQETTEEFYVLKEEVLSRLEELKERKEQLLSSEPVRAQLHRQLALFQPSPAAARFELPHDFFNLTAEELRREQRLRTEAVEKASMLRTRAMREKDEQREMRKYNYTLLRVRFPDGYILQGTFYARESVSVLYNFVREALRDDWLPFELLGPGGLKLTDENLAFNECGLVPSALLSLAWDAAVMADVEAAAEEQRSPLRPELLARAQTLS
- the UBXN6 gene encoding UBX domain-containing protein 6 isoform X3, giving the protein MRKFFQEIKADLKFKTAGPGQKLSEPSRAPREKPKAEVAPKPRQAPTDEAQRAAAAALARLELKPKGKAPSASQEAIKSQVRKELMAEAAASEKGLSMEEKQQEEEGAAAPSVSGVYFICPLTGAIVRKDQKEKQLREAIQAYFSVDPVAASIMEIHTFNKDREKVRVCVETMAKYLDNIYLHPEEEKYRKIKLQNKVFQERISCLEGTHKFFQAVGFETKTLPVPGQETTEEFYVLKEEVLSRLEELKERKEQLLSSEPVRAQLHRQLALFQPSPAAARFELPHDFFNLTAEELRREQRLRTEAVEKASMLRTRAMREKDEQREMRKYNYTLLRVRFPDGYILQGTFYARESVSVLYNFVREALRDDWLPFELLGPGGLKLTDENLAFNECGLDCWSDVSSQVALV